The following are encoded together in the Bradyrhizobium algeriense genome:
- the kdgD gene encoding 5-dehydro-4-deoxyglucarate dehydratase, which translates to MSRLTPKEMALTIGNGLLSFPVTPFDASNKFDAVRYRSNLDWLCSYEVAGLFAAGGTGEFFSLTPAEVVEVVTTAVQQTAGRVPVLAGVGYGTAMATELAGAVERAGADGILLLPPYLVFSEQAGLAAHVEAVCKATSLGVIVYNRDNAILTEDTIAKLCERCPNLVGFKDGVGDIEQMTRIHLRMGDRLTYVGGLPTAETFALPYLEMGVTTYSSAVFNFVPEFSTKFYAAVRRRDRETVQAGLRDFIMPLLAIRNRKRGYAVSMIKAGMKVIGRDSGPVRSPLTDLTSGEVEELSVLVSRLKASEFASRSFAAA; encoded by the coding sequence CTGACGATCGGCAACGGGCTGTTGTCGTTTCCCGTCACGCCGTTCGACGCCTCCAACAAATTCGACGCCGTGCGCTATCGCTCCAATCTCGACTGGCTGTGCAGCTATGAAGTGGCCGGTCTGTTCGCGGCCGGCGGCACCGGAGAATTCTTCTCGCTGACGCCGGCGGAAGTCGTCGAGGTCGTGACCACTGCCGTGCAGCAGACCGCCGGCCGCGTGCCGGTGCTGGCCGGCGTCGGCTACGGCACGGCGATGGCGACCGAACTTGCCGGCGCCGTCGAGCGCGCCGGCGCCGACGGCATCCTGCTGCTGCCGCCCTATCTGGTGTTCTCCGAGCAGGCGGGACTGGCGGCGCATGTCGAGGCGGTCTGCAAGGCGACCAGCCTCGGCGTCATCGTCTACAACCGCGACAACGCCATCCTCACCGAGGATACGATCGCAAAACTTTGCGAACGCTGCCCGAACCTTGTCGGCTTCAAGGACGGCGTCGGCGACATCGAACAGATGACGCGCATCCATCTGCGCATGGGCGACCGGTTGACCTATGTCGGCGGATTGCCCACCGCCGAAACCTTCGCGTTGCCCTATCTCGAAATGGGCGTGACGACCTACTCCTCCGCCGTGTTCAACTTCGTGCCGGAGTTCTCAACCAAATTCTACGCGGCGGTGCGGCGGCGCGACCGCGAAACCGTCCAGGCGGGCCTGCGCGACTTCATCATGCCGCTGCTCGCGATCCGCAACCGCAAGCGCGGTTACGCAGTGTCGATGATCAAGGCCGGGATGAAGGTGATTGGCCGCGATTCCGGCCCGGTGCGGTCGCCGCTGACCGACCTGACATCAGGGGAAGTCGAGGAACTGTCTGTTCTGGTCAGCCGGCTGAAAGCAAGCGAGTTTGCCAGCCGATCGTTCGCAGCCGCCTGA
- a CDS encoding IclR family transcriptional regulator, which yields MSEVRLIQSIERATAILEIIAQEGGAARLQHIAEHTKLGKTTAHNLLKTLDELGYVHRRAGDTRYHLGGRILNLARIAGDDGALRSRLRPALEAVARRTGEMVYLAVPSGDEVYYLDAIEPSHAVKAGACPIGIREPLEGSAVGLVFLAFMPGLGKRVLASRADALGPQILSEIKTVATRGFALDLENYQPGLHCVAIPWREGGEVRASVGLSGPSARLSPQALTDMAWMMMREVERA from the coding sequence ATGTCGGAAGTCAGGCTGATTCAATCCATCGAGCGCGCAACCGCGATCCTCGAAATCATCGCACAAGAGGGTGGTGCTGCGCGGCTGCAGCATATTGCCGAGCACACCAAGCTCGGCAAGACGACCGCGCACAATCTTCTGAAGACGCTGGACGAGCTTGGCTACGTGCACCGCCGCGCCGGAGACACGCGCTATCATCTCGGCGGCCGCATTCTCAATCTGGCGCGGATCGCCGGAGACGACGGCGCGCTTCGCAGCCGCCTGCGCCCGGCGCTCGAAGCCGTCGCAAGGCGCACCGGAGAGATGGTCTATCTCGCCGTGCCGAGCGGTGATGAAGTCTATTATCTCGATGCGATCGAACCGTCCCACGCAGTGAAAGCGGGCGCATGCCCTATCGGCATACGCGAGCCTCTGGAAGGATCAGCGGTCGGCCTCGTGTTCCTCGCCTTCATGCCCGGGCTCGGCAAGCGTGTCCTTGCCAGCCGTGCCGACGCGCTTGGTCCGCAGATTCTATCCGAGATCAAGACGGTGGCCACGCGCGGCTTCGCGCTCGATCTCGAGAATTACCAGCCGGGCCTCCACTGCGTCGCCATTCCCTGGCGCGAGGGTGGCGAGGTTCGTGCGAGCGTCGGGCTGAGCGGGCCATCGGCGCGCTTGTCGCCGCAGGCATTGACGGACATGGCCTGGATGATGATGAGGGAGGTCGAGCGCGCCTGA
- a CDS encoding DUF2167 domain-containing protein: protein MQKVISAVVMLLVVLGSLPVFAQASPPSEASRKAELVAAWKAASEAGVGGPKDVSLIDQATLKLVAGRFFVPQAEGARVLRALGNVVNDAGFVGLVVGTGPNDEWIVVVRYVKEGYIKDDDAKNWNADELLKNLKDGVEETNKDRIARGFPEMQVIGWVQPPSYDAGSHRLVWSLLAKDKGEADNAAKSINYNTYALGRDGYFSLNLLSNSERIAGDKAVAHELLGDLAYNAGKRYEDFSASTDRIAEYGLMALVGGVAAKKFGLFALVAAFVLKFAKVILIGLAVVGAGVLNFFRRRPRRDSADGSA from the coding sequence GTGCAAAAAGTGATTTCCGCCGTCGTCATGTTGCTTGTCGTGCTTGGGTCGCTGCCGGTCTTTGCTCAGGCGTCCCCGCCGAGCGAGGCCTCGCGAAAGGCGGAATTGGTTGCCGCGTGGAAAGCCGCCAGCGAGGCTGGCGTCGGCGGGCCCAAGGATGTTTCCCTGATCGACCAGGCCACGCTGAAGCTTGTGGCAGGTCGTTTCTTCGTGCCGCAGGCTGAAGGCGCCCGTGTCTTGCGGGCGCTCGGCAACGTCGTCAACGATGCAGGCTTCGTCGGCCTTGTGGTCGGCACGGGGCCGAATGACGAGTGGATCGTGGTGGTCCGCTACGTCAAGGAAGGCTACATCAAGGATGATGATGCCAAGAACTGGAATGCCGACGAGCTCCTGAAAAATCTGAAGGACGGAGTGGAGGAGACCAACAAGGACCGCATCGCGCGTGGGTTTCCCGAGATGCAGGTGATCGGATGGGTGCAGCCGCCGAGTTACGATGCCGGCAGCCATCGCCTGGTCTGGTCGCTGCTCGCCAAGGACAAGGGCGAGGCGGACAACGCGGCGAAGAGCATCAATTACAATACCTACGCGCTGGGGCGCGACGGCTATTTCAGCCTCAATCTGCTGTCGAACTCGGAACGCATCGCCGGCGACAAGGCGGTGGCCCATGAGCTGCTCGGCGATCTGGCCTACAATGCCGGCAAGCGCTACGAAGACTTCAGCGCCTCGACCGATCGCATCGCGGAATATGGCCTGATGGCGCTGGTCGGGGGCGTTGCGGCCAAGAAGTTCGGTCTGTTTGCGCTCGTGGCCGCGTTCGTGCTCAAATTCGCCAAGGTCATCCTCATCGGCCTGGCGGTCGTGGGCGCGGGCGTGCTGAATTTCTTCCGTCGCAGGCCGCGCAGGGATTCGGCCGACGGCTCGGCATGA
- a CDS encoding Lin0512 family protein, with the protein MARVRCITEMGMGVDVHGRDATKAAKRAVSDAIRHSSLGFFRMLGKTASDMFVEVTVAVPDPSGVDTAAVAKELPYGTVNVTAVKGGLEVPAESGSDSIIIANAAVIVSFDDGKTG; encoded by the coding sequence ATGGCACGCGTGCGCTGTATCACCGAAATGGGCATGGGCGTCGACGTTCACGGGCGCGATGCCACCAAGGCCGCCAAGCGCGCCGTCTCCGACGCCATCCGCCACTCCAGCCTCGGTTTCTTCCGGATGCTGGGCAAGACCGCCAGCGACATGTTCGTCGAGGTCACCGTCGCGGTGCCGGACCCGAGCGGCGTCGACACCGCGGCAGTTGCCAAGGAGCTGCCGTACGGCACCGTGAACGTGACGGCCGTCAAGGGCGGGCTGGAAGTGCCTGCCGAGAGCGGAAGCGACTCCATCATTATCGCGAACGCCGCCGTGATAGTGAGTTTCGACGACGGCAAGACTGGTTAA
- a CDS encoding dihydroxy-acid dehydratase translates to MTTQDSSIYWKRGRVELRAAGFDPDRAAQTSAVVTIASAYTNAHRCNNRVRAITDLLVEILAERGGQGLIVGAPAVSDALTQGTPTAGYSLASRDVVADCFEIGHYAHHGDAMIVISGCDKTGAAALMPLARTNAFGLVLYPGTGTPGRVSFGAWASKGNNITILDYAEARAANESGRISGEELLEVERNVMPGSGTCGAMFTANTMSTIAESIGMMLPRGASHPADYNAGSDIHADVRAQARASVEALYRLMEAGIRPRDIMTERAFENAITTVYAMGGSTNMYLHLLAVAREAQVPITIERIQAVGERVPLLADLQPHGPFAMGSLHAIGGVPVVMKELLRAGLLHGDVMTVTGRTLAENLADVPTLEQMPPQEIVLPVSKPIAPANNHISVLKGNLAPESCLLKLSGKALEKGQFRGTARVFESEADTMAAIRAGEIVAGNVIVVRNVGPVGGPGMPEMVMLTIQLQGRGLGEDVALITDGRFSGVSHGILIGHVSPEAARGGPIAAVRDGDAIVIDPGARTVTLEVSTEEIARRMADWRVPASVAAVQPGSVHDKYIRLVSSAHYGCVL, encoded by the coding sequence ATGACGACGCAGGACAGCAGCATTTATTGGAAGCGAGGGCGGGTGGAGTTGCGCGCCGCCGGATTCGATCCGGACCGCGCCGCGCAGACCAGCGCGGTGGTGACGATTGCCAGCGCCTACACCAATGCCCATCGCTGCAACAACCGCGTGCGCGCCATTACCGATCTCCTGGTCGAGATCCTGGCGGAGCGCGGCGGGCAGGGGCTGATCGTCGGCGCGCCGGCGGTGTCGGATGCGCTGACGCAGGGCACGCCGACGGCGGGATATAGCCTTGCCTCGCGCGACGTCGTCGCCGACTGTTTTGAGATCGGCCACTACGCGCATCATGGCGACGCCATGATCGTGATTTCCGGCTGCGACAAAACCGGCGCCGCCGCGCTGATGCCGCTCGCGCGCACCAACGCCTTTGGCCTCGTGCTCTATCCCGGCACCGGCACGCCGGGGCGCGTCTCGTTCGGGGCATGGGCCAGCAAGGGCAACAACATCACGATCCTCGATTATGCCGAGGCGCGCGCCGCAAACGAGTCCGGCCGCATCTCCGGCGAGGAGCTGCTGGAAGTCGAGCGCAACGTGATGCCGGGCAGCGGCACCTGCGGCGCGATGTTCACGGCCAACACCATGAGCACGATCGCGGAATCAATCGGCATGATGCTGCCGCGCGGCGCCTCGCATCCGGCCGATTACAACGCCGGCAGCGACATCCACGCCGACGTCCGCGCGCAGGCCCGCGCTTCGGTCGAGGCCCTGTACCGGCTGATGGAAGCTGGCATCCGGCCGCGCGACATCATGACCGAGCGCGCCTTCGAGAACGCGATTACCACCGTCTACGCGATGGGCGGTTCGACCAACATGTATCTGCATCTGCTGGCAGTCGCGCGCGAGGCCCAGGTGCCGATCACGATCGAGCGCATTCAGGCGGTCGGCGAGCGCGTCCCGCTGCTGGCCGATCTGCAGCCGCATGGCCCGTTCGCGATGGGCAGCCTGCATGCGATCGGCGGCGTGCCGGTCGTGATGAAGGAACTGCTGCGCGCGGGCCTTCTGCATGGCGACGTCATGACGGTGACCGGCAGGACGCTGGCGGAAAACCTCGCCGATGTTCCGACGCTCGAACAGATGCCGCCGCAGGAGATCGTCCTTCCGGTGTCGAAGCCGATCGCGCCGGCGAACAATCACATCAGCGTCTTGAAGGGCAACCTCGCGCCGGAGAGCTGCTTGCTGAAGCTCTCGGGCAAGGCGCTGGAGAAGGGCCAGTTCCGCGGCACTGCGCGCGTGTTCGAGTCCGAAGCGGACACAATGGCTGCGATCCGCGCCGGCGAGATCGTGGCGGGCAACGTGATCGTGGTGCGCAATGTCGGCCCGGTCGGCGGGCCCGGCATGCCGGAAATGGTGATGTTGACGATCCAGTTGCAGGGGCGTGGCCTTGGCGAGGACGTCGCGCTGATTACCGACGGCCGCTTTTCCGGCGTCTCGCACGGCATCCTGATCGGCCACGTCTCACCCGAAGCCGCGCGCGGCGGCCCGATCGCCGCGGTGCGTGACGGCGATGCCATTGTCATCGATCCCGGCGCCCGCACCGTTACCCTCGAAGTGTCCACGGAAGAGATCGCGCGCCGCATGGCCGACTGGCGCGTGCCGGCTTCTGTTGCGGCGGTACAGCCGGGATCCGTGCATGACAAATACATCCGGCTGGTGTCGTCGGCGCACTATGGCTGCGTGCTGTGA
- a CDS encoding 2'-5' RNA ligase family protein, translating into MKTKDQSRFSIDALRGLAGDKVFARGETYHRDGQVQILTIEPKRVLAQVAGTEDYRTELTGRGSNIGGHCSCPAFGDWGVCKHMVAVALTANALGPDAEAEGAGVLARIRDHLKQKSVDALAGMIMELAERDPALLGRLDVAGVLKRAHKFDGKLIAPERLHVSLFFLGGLPERHIRAACEAATEVRTEPFEVSFDRTASFRGRPGNRPFVLIGESGLRRLESFQRMLGAALTRSGLKRVANTNFTPHVTLLYDARSVDEHPIQPIFWTVTEFVLIHSMKGHAYHGRWPLRA; encoded by the coding sequence ATGAAAACCAAGGATCAATCCCGCTTCAGTATCGATGCATTGCGAGGCCTTGCGGGCGACAAGGTGTTTGCGCGCGGAGAGACCTATCATCGCGACGGTCAGGTGCAGATTCTTACGATCGAACCGAAGCGCGTGTTGGCGCAAGTCGCGGGCACCGAGGATTACCGTACCGAGCTCACCGGACGCGGCAGCAATATCGGTGGCCATTGCTCCTGCCCCGCATTCGGGGATTGGGGAGTCTGCAAGCACATGGTCGCCGTGGCGCTGACGGCCAATGCCTTGGGCCCCGATGCGGAGGCGGAAGGCGCGGGTGTGCTGGCGCGCATCCGCGACCATCTGAAACAAAAAAGCGTCGATGCGCTCGCCGGAATGATCATGGAACTGGCAGAGCGGGATCCGGCCTTGTTGGGCAGGCTGGACGTGGCGGGTGTGCTGAAACGCGCCCATAAATTCGACGGCAAACTCATCGCGCCCGAGCGCCTGCACGTTTCGTTGTTCTTCCTCGGCGGCTTGCCCGAGCGCCATATTCGGGCGGCTTGCGAGGCTGCCACCGAGGTGCGGACCGAGCCGTTCGAGGTTTCGTTCGACCGCACCGCGAGCTTCCGGGGCAGGCCGGGCAATCGTCCGTTCGTTCTGATTGGAGAGAGTGGATTGCGCCGATTGGAGTCATTTCAGCGGATGCTCGGCGCCGCGCTGACGCGAAGCGGATTGAAGCGGGTGGCGAATACGAATTTTACGCCGCATGTGACGCTGTTGTACGATGCGCGTAGCGTGGACGAGCATCCGATTCAGCCGATCTTCTGGACAGTGACGGAGTTCGTGCTCATCCACAGCATGAAGGGCCACGCTTATCACGGTCGCTGGCCGTTGCGGGCATGA
- a CDS encoding S41 family peptidase, with protein MGRFPIILLGATTGAALTLFITQPRAVLMGASAHAGASDTYRQLNLFGDAFERVRRDYVEKPNDGKLVESAIGGMLSGLDPHSSYMDAASFRDMQVQTRGEFGGLGIEVTMEDGLIKIVKLMKDTIEETPASKAGIVANDLISTINDEPVKDLTLSEAVDRMRGLVNTKIRLKIIRKGQDNPIDVTLVRANIRVSSVRSSIEGDDIAYIRIITFNEQTTQGLKRAISDLTSRIGAERLKGVIVDLRNNPGGLLDEAVTVSETFLSRGEIVSTRGRSAEETQRRAAHGGDLTKGKPVIVLINGGSASASEIVAGALQDHKRATVVGTRSFGKGSVQTIIPLGAGSGALRLTTARYFTPSGKSIQARGIVPDIEVLQDVPDELKERADTKGEAALRGHLKSAGDEKTGSQSYVPPDPKDDKALKTATDLLHGLKVNATGETATIDKPGVRLR; from the coding sequence ATGGGCAGGTTTCCGATAATTCTTCTCGGCGCCACCACCGGTGCGGCATTGACACTTTTCATAACCCAGCCGCGCGCCGTTCTGATGGGGGCAAGTGCGCATGCTGGAGCGTCGGATACCTATCGCCAACTCAATCTGTTTGGCGATGCGTTCGAGCGGGTCCGTAGAGACTATGTCGAGAAGCCCAATGATGGCAAGCTGGTCGAATCCGCGATCGGCGGCATGCTGTCCGGCCTCGATCCGCATTCGAGCTACATGGACGCCGCGAGTTTTCGCGACATGCAGGTCCAGACCCGCGGCGAATTCGGCGGGCTCGGCATCGAAGTGACGATGGAAGACGGGTTGATTAAGATCGTCAAGTTGATGAAGGACACGATAGAGGAAACCCCAGCGTCAAAGGCCGGCATCGTCGCCAATGACCTAATCTCCACAATTAACGACGAGCCGGTAAAGGATCTCACGCTCAGTGAAGCTGTCGATAGAATGCGTGGCCTTGTTAACACCAAGATCAGGCTGAAGATCATTCGGAAGGGGCAGGACAATCCGATCGACGTGACGCTGGTGCGCGCAAACATCCGCGTCAGTTCGGTGCGCTCCAGCATCGAAGGCGATGACATTGCCTACATCCGTATTATTACGTTCAACGAGCAGACTACCCAGGGGTTGAAACGGGCAATCAGCGACCTGACCTCGCGGATCGGCGCCGAAAGACTGAAAGGCGTGATCGTTGACCTGCGCAACAACCCCGGCGGATTGCTGGACGAAGCGGTGACGGTGTCTGAAACATTTCTTTCGCGAGGTGAGATTGTCTCGACTCGTGGCCGCAGCGCCGAGGAAACCCAACGCCGCGCTGCCCATGGTGGTGATCTGACCAAGGGCAAGCCGGTGATCGTTCTGATCAACGGCGGCTCGGCCTCGGCTTCCGAGATCGTCGCCGGCGCGCTGCAGGACCACAAGCGTGCGACCGTGGTCGGCACTCGTTCGTTCGGCAAGGGCTCGGTGCAGACGATTATTCCTCTCGGCGCCGGCAGCGGCGCGTTGCGTCTCACTACCGCACGCTATTTTACGCCGTCGGGCAAGTCGATCCAGGCCAGGGGCATAGTTCCCGACATTGAGGTGCTGCAGGACGTGCCTGACGAATTAAAGGAGCGCGCCGATACCAAAGGGGAAGCCGCGCTGCGCGGCCACCTGAAATCGGCAGGCGACGAGAAGACCGGTTCGCAGTCCTACGTGCCGCCGGACCCCAAGGACGACAAGGCCTTGAAGACAGCGACCGACTTGCTCCACGGCCTAAAGGTCAATGCAACTGGCGAAACCGCCACAATCGACAAACCCGGCGTCAGGCTGCGATAA
- a CDS encoding HAD hydrolase-like protein → MTRYRLAIFDFDGTLADSLPWFRASFQDMITRFDLAPVRDDEVEGLRGMSAREIMARLNVSMWQLPAIVSDMRKRKLAAASEISLFAGIPAILTDLQRLGIKTAIVSSDSEASVRQVLGPATARIARFDCGAAVFGKHRKFRRVARKLGAKPSETICIGDEIRDIEAAKAAGMDSGAVAWGYALPSALQAAGPTHLFNSIEEMIERLAVAK, encoded by the coding sequence ATGACGCGTTACCGCCTCGCCATTTTCGACTTCGACGGCACGCTGGCGGATTCCCTTCCCTGGTTTCGTGCCTCCTTCCAGGACATGATTACGCGGTTCGATCTTGCGCCCGTCCGCGACGACGAGGTGGAAGGGCTGCGCGGAATGTCCGCACGTGAAATCATGGCGCGGCTCAACGTATCCATGTGGCAACTGCCGGCCATCGTCAGCGACATGCGAAAGCGCAAGCTCGCGGCAGCGAGCGAGATATCGCTATTCGCCGGCATCCCGGCGATACTGACCGACCTGCAACGCCTCGGCATCAAGACCGCCATCGTCAGTTCCGACAGCGAAGCATCCGTCCGGCAGGTACTCGGACCCGCCACCGCCCGGATCGCTCGCTTCGACTGCGGCGCTGCGGTGTTCGGCAAGCACAGGAAATTTCGACGCGTCGCACGCAAGCTTGGCGCGAAGCCTTCGGAGACGATCTGCATCGGCGACGAGATCCGCGACATTGAAGCCGCGAAAGCCGCCGGCATGGATTCCGGTGCGGTAGCGTGGGGCTACGCACTTCCGAGCGCGCTGCAGGCGGCGGGACCGACGCATCTGTTCAATTCGATCGAGGAGATGATCGAGCGGCTTGCCGTGGCGAAATAG
- a CDS encoding SDR family oxidoreductase — MTDQPSPLGLTDEELAAHPTTFATDALKDQVVVVTGGAGGIGRAIAWLFARLGAHVAVVGRDGAKLEALVAQLAGRGLKASAHVADIREPDAVSTLFDTIWAAQGRVDGLINSAGGQFPQAAIDFSVKGWNAVINTNLNGTWCTMQAAAQRWRDHKHPGSIVNIVVVTTHGLYGIAHTIAARSGVIGLSRAVAVEWAPLNIRVNCVAPGAIETEGWNVYSPEARAAYPRSNPMMRVGSPWDVAEASVFLAGPSAKFVTGETLTVDGGGQLWGETWTTGKPAYFGGDDT, encoded by the coding sequence ATGACCGATCAACCGTCTCCGCTCGGCCTCACCGATGAGGAGCTTGCGGCTCATCCGACCACATTCGCGACCGATGCGCTGAAGGATCAGGTCGTCGTCGTAACGGGCGGCGCCGGCGGCATCGGGCGGGCAATCGCCTGGCTGTTCGCACGGCTGGGCGCGCATGTCGCCGTGGTCGGGCGCGATGGGGCCAAGCTCGAAGCGCTCGTGGCCCAATTGGCCGGCCGCGGCCTCAAGGCATCCGCGCACGTCGCCGACATCAGGGAGCCCGATGCGGTCAGCACCCTGTTCGACACGATCTGGGCCGCGCAAGGCCGCGTCGACGGCCTCATCAACAGCGCCGGCGGACAATTTCCGCAAGCCGCAATCGATTTTTCCGTGAAGGGCTGGAACGCGGTCATCAACACCAATCTGAACGGCACCTGGTGCACGATGCAGGCCGCCGCGCAGCGCTGGCGCGACCACAAGCATCCCGGCAGTATCGTCAACATCGTGGTCGTGACGACGCACGGCCTGTACGGCATCGCGCACACCATCGCCGCGCGAAGCGGCGTGATCGGGCTCTCGCGCGCCGTCGCGGTCGAATGGGCGCCCTTGAACATCCGGGTCAATTGCGTGGCGCCCGGCGCGATCGAAACCGAAGGCTGGAACGTCTACTCGCCGGAAGCCCGCGCCGCCTACCCGCGCTCGAACCCGATGATGCGCGTCGGCTCGCCATGGGACGTCGCCGAGGCCAGCGTCTTCCTCGCCGGACCATCCGCGAAATTCGTGACCGGTGAGACGCTGACGGTCGACGGCGGCGGCCAGCTCTGGGGCGAAACCTGGACCACGGGCAAGCCCGCCTATTTCGGCGGCGATGACACGTGA
- a CDS encoding glutathione S-transferase N-terminal domain-containing protein, whose amino-acid sequence MPDLSAFPITKRWPAKHPDRLQLYSLPTPNGVKVSIMLEEIGLPYEVHLVDFNKDDQKTSEFLSLNPNGKIPAILDPDGPGGKPLPLFESGAILQYLAEKTGKLLPADPARRYQTIQWLHFQMGGIGPMFGQVGFFHKFAGKEFADKRPLERYVAESKRLLDMMETRLAGRQWIMDDEYSIADISMLGWVRNLIGFYGARDLVAFDTLKQVPTWLERGLARPAVQRGLDIPKRP is encoded by the coding sequence ATGCCCGATCTCTCTGCCTTCCCGATCACCAAACGCTGGCCCGCCAAACATCCCGACCGCCTTCAGCTCTACTCGCTGCCGACACCGAACGGCGTCAAGGTCTCGATCATGCTGGAAGAGATCGGATTGCCCTACGAGGTGCATCTGGTCGACTTCAACAAGGACGACCAGAAGACGTCGGAATTCCTGTCGCTGAACCCGAACGGCAAGATCCCGGCGATCCTCGATCCGGACGGGCCCGGCGGCAAGCCGCTGCCGCTGTTCGAGTCCGGGGCGATCCTGCAATACCTTGCGGAAAAGACCGGCAAGCTCCTGCCAGCCGATCCGGCGCGGCGATACCAGACCATCCAGTGGCTGCACTTTCAGATGGGCGGGATCGGACCGATGTTCGGGCAGGTCGGCTTCTTCCACAAATTCGCCGGCAAGGAATTTGCCGACAAGCGGCCGCTCGAGCGTTACGTCGCCGAGTCGAAGCGCCTGCTGGACATGATGGAGACGCGGCTTGCCGGACGGCAATGGATCATGGACGACGAATATTCCATCGCCGACATCTCCATGCTCGGCTGGGTCCGCAACCTGATCGGCTTCTACGGTGCGCGCGATCTCGTCGCATTCGATACGCTGAAGCAGGTGCCGACATGGCTGGAACGCGGGCTCGCCCGGCCGGCGGTGCAGCGCGGGCTCGACATACCGAAGCGGCCCTAA
- a CDS encoding disulfide bond formation protein B gives MTQTRAITLNALSLYAVALVLAAAYAAQFILRELPCPLCLLQRILFAALAVGPILNIRFGPRPSHYAMSLLAAVAGAVASTRQVLLHIMPGDAGYGSALLGYHYYTWALLGFIAAIVLLAVILLFDRQFEEDKAVLPATGGAFAQIAVWLVITLTAANVVTTLLECGFSACADNPLVYELLKRAA, from the coding sequence ATGACCCAGACGCGCGCCATCACGCTGAATGCACTCAGCCTCTACGCGGTGGCGCTGGTGCTGGCGGCGGCCTATGCGGCGCAATTCATCCTTCGTGAATTGCCCTGCCCACTCTGCCTGCTGCAGCGCATCCTGTTCGCCGCGCTGGCCGTCGGACCGATCCTCAATATCCGCTTCGGTCCCCGCCCCAGCCATTATGCGATGTCGCTGCTGGCGGCGGTCGCAGGCGCGGTTGCGTCGACCCGGCAGGTGCTGCTGCACATCATGCCCGGCGACGCGGGCTATGGTTCCGCGTTGCTCGGCTATCACTATTATACTTGGGCGCTGCTCGGCTTCATTGCCGCCATCGTCCTGCTTGCCGTGATCCTGCTGTTCGACCGCCAGTTCGAAGAAGACAAAGCCGTGCTGCCGGCCACCGGCGGCGCCTTCGCGCAAATCGCGGTGTGGCTCGTGATCACGCTGACAGCAGCCAACGTGGTGACGACACTGCTCGAATGCGGCTTCAGCGCCTGCGCCGACAATCCTCTTGTTTATGAGCTGCTCAAGCGCGCCGCTTAG
- a CDS encoding DUF5993 family protein: MEFTLLFLATAIVMLVAWRGQRPLALGLFGAVLIACVATYLHHATDTLKLSF; this comes from the coding sequence ATGGAATTCACCCTTTTGTTTCTGGCCACGGCCATCGTGATGCTGGTCGCCTGGCGCGGTCAGCGTCCACTGGCGCTCGGCCTGTTTGGGGCTGTCCTGATCGCGTGCGTCGCCACCTATCTGCACCACGCGACCGATACGCTGAAACTGTCGTTCTGA
- a CDS encoding ArsC family reductase: MPITIYGIKKCDTMKKARAWLDDHGVAYDFHDYKLAGIAKDKLKQWSDEIGWETLLNRAGTTFKKLPDGDKEGLNERKALALMLEQPSMIKRPVLDLGGKLLVGFKPDVYGKEVAPKSRARKA, encoded by the coding sequence ATGCCCATTACCATCTACGGCATCAAGAAATGTGACACCATGAAGAAGGCGCGCGCCTGGCTTGACGATCACGGCGTGGCCTACGATTTCCACGACTACAAGCTTGCGGGCATCGCCAAGGACAAGCTCAAGCAATGGTCCGACGAAATCGGCTGGGAAACGCTGCTCAACCGCGCAGGCACGACGTTCAAGAAGCTGCCGGATGGCGACAAGGAAGGCCTGAACGAGCGCAAGGCGCTGGCGCTGATGCTGGAGCAGCCCTCGATGATCAAGCGCCCGGTGCTCGATCTCGGCGGCAAATTGCTGGTCGGGTTCAAGCCGGATGTCTACGGCAAGGAAGTGGCACCGAAGTCGCGCGCACGTAAGGCCTGA